One window of Tachysurus vachellii isolate PV-2020 chromosome 21, HZAU_Pvac_v1, whole genome shotgun sequence genomic DNA carries:
- the cpsf1 gene encoding cleavage and polyadenylation specificity factor subunit 1, with protein sequence MYAVFRQAHHPTAVEFSVYCNFISSEEKNLVVAGTSQLYVYRIIYDYESSTKSEKSSDGKSRKEKLEQVAAFSLFGNVMSMASVQLVGTNRDALLLSFKDAKLSVVEYDPGTHDLRTLSLHFFEEPELRDGFVQNVHIPIVRVDPENRCAVMLVYGTQLVVLPFRKDTLTDEQEGIVGEGQKSSFLPSYIIDVRELDEKLLNIIDMKFLHGYYEPTLLILYEPNQTWPGRVAVRHDTCSIVAISLNIMQKVHPVIWSLSNLPFDCTQVMAVPKPIGGVVVFAVNSLLYLNQSVPPFGVSLNSQTNGTTAFPLRVQEEVRITLDCSQAAFITSDKMVISLKGGEIYVLTLITDGMRSVRAFHFDKAAASVLTTCMVTMEPGFLFLGSRLGNSLLLKYTEKLQEGATDDGKEKERDKEKDKQEEPPNKKKRVDSSTNWTGKASMLDELDEIEVYGSEAQSGTQLATYTFEVCDSILNIGPCVNASMGEPAFLSEEFQSNPEPDLEVVVCSGYGKNGAMSVLQRSIRPQVVTTFELPGCHDMWTVISNEEKAEQSPAEGESESQEDTEKQELIVEDDKNKHGFLILSREDSTMILQTGQEIMELDTSGFATQGPTVYAGNIGDNKYIIQVSPMGIRLLEGVTQLHFIPVDLGSPIIHCSVADPYVVIMTAEGVVTMFVLKSDSYMGKTHRLALHKPHLHTQSRVITLCAYRDVSSMFTTENKVAFLNREETVSRSQSESETLIHDLSTTVDDEEEMLYGDSHPMMSPGKDEFSRSAAPSQSERSGAQSKHEPSHWCMVVRENGVMEIYQLPDWRLVFLVKNFPVGQRVLVDSSAGQSAAQGESKKEEVTRQGEIPLVKEVSLVSLGYNHSRPYLLAHVDQELLIYEAFPYDQQQGQSSNLKVRFKKMPHNINFRESKKSKLKKDKKPEVPGEEIPGVKGHVARFRYFKDISGYSGVFICGPSPHWMFVTSRGAMRLHPMIIDGPIESFSPFHNVNCPKGFLYFNKQGELRISVLPTYLSYDAPWPVRKIPLRCTVHYVNYHVESKVYAVCSSIKEPCTRIPRMTGEEKEFEIIDRDERYINPQQEKFSIQLISPVSWEAIPNTRIDLEEWEHVTCMKTVALKSQETVSGLKGYIAIGTCLMQGEEVTCRGRILILDVIEVVPEPGQPLTKNKFKVLYEKEQKGPVTALCHCNGYLVSAIGQKIFLWSLKDNELTGMAFIDTQLYIHQMYSIKNFILAADVIKSISLLRYQEESKTLSLVSRDAKPLEVYSIEFMVDNNQLGFLVSDRDKNLLVYMYLPEAKESFGGLRLLRRADFNAGAHVNTFWRMPCRGVQDAASKKALNWDNKHITWFATLDGGIGLLLPMQEKTYRRLLMLQNALTTMLPHHAGLNPKAFRMLHTDRRTLQNAVRNILDGELLNKYLYLSTMERSELAKKIGTTADIILEDLLEIDQVTAHF encoded by the exons ATGTACGCGGTGTTCCGTCAGGCTCATCACCCCACCGCTGTGGAGTTCTCTGTCTACTGTAATTTCATCTCCAGCGAGGAGAAGAACCTGGTGGTGGCAGGAACATCACAGCTCTACGTCTACAGGATCATCTATGATTATGAG agcTCGACTAAATCAGAGAAATCTTCAG ACGGTAAGAGCCGAAAGGAGAAGTTGGAGCAGGTGgcggctttctctctcttcggTAACGTCATGTCGATGGCCAGCGTGCAGCTTGTGGGGACAAACAGAGACGCCTTACTGCTCAGCTTTAAAGACGCCAAG cTGTCGGTGGTGGAGTATGACCCAGGGACACACGATCTCAGGACCCTCTCGCTGCATTTCTTTGAGGAGCCGGAGCTTCGG gaTGGTTTTGTGCAGAATGTTCACATCCCTATAGTGCGCGTGGATCCTGAGAACCGATGTGCGGTGATGCTGGTGTACGGCACGCAGCTGGTGGTCCTGCCCTTCAGGAAGGACACGCTGACCGACGAGCAGGAGGGGATTGTTGGTGAAgg GCAGAagtccagtttcctccccagttaCATCATCGATGTGCGCGAGCTGGACGAGAAGCTCCTGAACATCATCGATATGAAATTCCTGCACGGTTACTACGAGCCGACGCTTCTGATCCTGTACGAGCCCAACCAGACCTGGCCTGG GCGTGTTGCCGTGCGTCACGACACGTGCAGCATCGTGGCCATCTCTCTGAACATCATGCAGAAGGTCCATCCTGTCATCTGGTCTCTCAGTAACCTGCCCTTCGACTGCACACAGGTCATGGCTGTGCCCAAGCCCATag GTGGCGTGGTGGTGTTTGCCGTAAACTCGTTGCTGTACCTGAATCAGAGCGTCCCGCCCTTTGGGGTGTCACTCAACAGCCAGACCAACGGGACGACGGCGTTCCCTCTCC gtgttcAGGAGGAGGTGAGGATCACTCTGGACTGCTCTCAGGCCGCCTTCATCACCTCTGATAAGATGGTCATCTCTCTGAAAGGaggagaaat ttatgTCTTGACGCTTATAACAGACGGTATGAGAAGCGTGAGAGCGTTCCACTTTGACAAGGCGGCGGCCAGCGTCCTCACCACCTGT ATGGTGACTATGGAGCCGGGGTTCCTGTTCCTGGGCTCTAGACTGGGGAACTCTCTGCTGCTGAAGTACACAGAGAAACTGCAGGAGGGCGCCACGGATGACGGCAAAGAGAAGGAGCGAGACAAGGAGAAGGACAAACAG GAAGAGCCACCAAATAAGAAGAAGCGCGTTGACTCGAGCACTAActggacag gaaAGGCCTCCATGTTGGATGAACTGGATGAGATTGAGGTTTATGGCAGTGAAGCTCAGTCAGGCACTCAGCTGGCCACCTACACCTTTGAG gTGTGTGACAGCATCCTGAACATCGGGCCGTGTGTGAACGCGTCGATGGGAGAACCTGCCTTCCTTTCTGAAGAG TTCCAGAGTAACCCTGAGCCTGACCTGGAGGTGGTGGTGTGCTCCGGATACGGCAAAAACGGTGCCATGTCTGTCCTACAG AGGAGCATCAGACCCCAAGTGGTCACGACCTTTGAACTCCCAGGGTGTCATGACATGTGGACGGTTATCTCTAACGAGGAGAAAGctgagcag TCTCCAGCAGAGGGCGAGAGCGAGTCCCAGGAGGACACAGAGAAACAGGAGCTCATTGTGgaagatgataaaaataaacatggctTCCTGATCCTGAGCAGAGAAGACTCCACCATG atcctACAGACGGGGCAGGAGATCATGGAGCTGGACACGAGTGGATTTGCCACTCAGGGCCCCACAGTGTACGCTGGCAACATTGGGGATAATAAATACATCATCCAGGTGTCACCGATGGGCATCAGACTGCTGGAGGGAG TGACACAGCTTCACTTCATCCCTGTGGATCTGGGATCTCCCATAATCCACTGCTCTGTGGCCGACCCCTACGTAGTGATCATGACAGCTGAGGGAGTCGTCACCATGTTTGTCCTGAAGAGCGACTCGTACATGGGAAAGACTCACCGCCTCGCCCTGCACAAACCACACCTCCATACG cagtCACGTGTGATCACACTGTGTGCGTACCGTGATGTGAGCAGCATGTTCACCACCGAAAACAAAGTCGCCTTCTTAAACAGAGAGGAGACGGTGAGCAGGAGCCAATCAGAGTCTGAGACGCTTATCCACGACCTCAG tactaCAgtggatgatgaggaggagatgCTGTATGGAGACTCTCACCCTATGATGAGTCCTGGTAAAGACGAGTTCAGCCGCTCCGCAGCTCCGTCTCAGTCTGAGCGTTCTGGAGCTCAGAGCAAACACGAGCCGTCACACTGGTGTATGGTGGTGCGCGAGAACGGTGTCATGGag ATCTATCAGCTGCCTGACTGGAGGTTAGTGTTCCTGGTGAAGAATTTCCCTGTTGGTCAGCGTGTGCTGGTGGACAGCTCAGCCGGCCAATCAGCTGCTCAGGGCGAGAGTAAGAAGGAGGAAGTAACGCGTCAGGGTGAGATCCCATTGGTTAAAGAGGTGTCACTGGTGTCACTGGGCTACAACCACAGCCGACCTTACCtgctg gCTCATGTGGATCAGGAGCTACTGATCTATGAGGCATTTCCATATGATCAGCAGCAGGGACAGAGCAGCAACCTCAAAGTGCGCTTTAAGAAG atGCCTCACAACATTAACTTTAGAGAATCCAAAAAGTCCAAACTGAAGAAGGACAAGAAGCCTGAGGTTCCTGGGGAGGAGATCCCTGGGGTTAAAGGTCACGTGGCAAGGTTCAGATACTTTAAAGACATCTCTGGATATTCTGGA gtgtttATCTGTGGTCCTTCTCCTCATTGGATGTTTGTGACATCTCGTGGTGCAATGAGGCTCCACCCCATGATCATAGACGGACCAATCGAGTCTTTCTCACCATTCCACAATGTCAACTGTCCCAAAGGCTTCCTGTACTTTAAtaagcag gGTGAGTTGAGAATCAGTGTGTTACCTACATACCTGTCGTACGACGCTCCGTGGCCTGTGAGGAAGATTCCTCTGCGCTGTACAGTTCACTACGTCAACTACCATGTGGAGTCCAAG gtgtatGCTGTGTGTAGCAGCATTAAGGAGCCATGTACCCGAATCCCCAGGATGACAGGAGAGGAGAAGGAGTTTGAGATCATAGACAGAG aTGAGCGGTATATTAATCCACAGCAGGAGAAATTTTCCATCCAGCTCATCTCACCTGTCAGTTGGGAGGCCATTCCTAACACACG gattgATCTAGAAGAGTGGGAACATGTGACGTGTATGAAGACGGTGGCACTGAAAAGTCAGGAGACTGTGTCTGGTCTGAAGGGTTACATTGCCATAGGAACCTGTTTAATGCAGGGAGAGGAGGTCACCTGCAGGGGccgg atcctCATTCTGGATGTGATAGAGGTGGTACCAGAACCGGGCCAGCCGCTCACCAAGAACAAGTTTAAAGTTCTGTATGAGAAGGAGCAGAAGGGACCGGTGACGGCTCTGTGTCACTGTAACGGATACCTCGTCTCTGCCATCGGACAGAAG attttcCTGTGGAGTCTGAAGGATAACGAGCTGACTGGGATGGCCTTCATAGACACACAGCTCTACATCCATCAGATGTACAGCATCAAGAACTTCATCCTGGCAGCAGATGTGATCAAGAGCATCTCTCTCCTCCGCTACCAGGAGGAGAGTAAAACTCTGTCACTCGTcagcagg gaCGCGAAGCCTCTGGAGGTCTACAGCATCGAGTTCATGGTGGACAACAACCAGCTTGGCTTTCTGG ttTCTGACCGAGATAAAAACCTGCTGGTCTACATGTACCTGCCCGAAG ctaAGGAAAGCTTTGGCGGCTTGCGTTTATTACGTAGAGCTGACTTTAACGCCGGTGCTCATGTCAACACGTTCTGGAGGATGCCGTGTCGAGGGGTTCAGGATGCAGCCAGTAAAAAGGCTCTAAACTGGGACAATAAACACATCACCTGGTTTg